The following are encoded in a window of Panicum virgatum strain AP13 chromosome 5N, P.virgatum_v5, whole genome shotgun sequence genomic DNA:
- the LOC120674993 gene encoding O-acyltransferase WSD1-like, which translates to KVVIILVWFFFLYYEKACLNMIESGKGSDVKWGNELGFIILPFHICLHDDPLQYVRKAKKIVDRKKSSLEVVLTHLAAEVILKIIGLKAAGAIFHRMISHTTISFSNMIDPVEQVEFCGHPVVFIAPSGFGPPEDLTVNFQSYVNTMMVNLAVDEAQFPDCHELLDDFVESLRLIRGAASNFVKNHKKG; encoded by the exons AAAGTGGTGATAATTCTGGtatggtttttttttctttactaCGAGAAGGCATGTCTAAACATGATAGAATCTGGCAAGGGAAGCGACGTGAAATGGGGGAATGAGCTTGGCTTCATCATCCTTCCATTTCACATCTGCTTGCACGACGATCCGTTACAGTACGTGCGCAAGGCGAAGAAGATTGTGGATAGGAAAAAGAGCTCGTTGGAAGTGGTGCTCACACATTTAGCAGCAGAAGTTATCCTCAAAATCATTGGTCTCAAG GCAGCAGGAGCTATCTTCCATCGTATGATCTCTCATACAACCATATCCTTCTCCAACATGATTGATCCAGTTGAGCAGGTAGAGTTTTGTGGACATCCGGTTGTCTTCATCGCCCCAAGTGGATTTGGGCCCCCGGAA GACCTAACAGTGAATTTTCAAAGTTACGTTAACACTATGATGGTAAATCTGGCAGTGGACGAGGCACAATTTCCAGATTGTCATGAGCTGCTGGATGACTTTGTTGAATCCCTCAGGCTAATTAGAGGTGCAGCTTCAAACTTTGTGAAGAATCACAAGAAAGGTTAA
- the LOC120674995 gene encoding O-acyltransferase WSD1-like, with the protein MSSYWLLRITSIFLYIHHATDHLVWEAHAHAKQPQQCTPHQGPDQTSSTMRKNPLSVDTAGSNGTAAATGAREHGELVSPSARLVEDFYIVVVIGVATPVNLPAARAGIEAQLARYPRFRSIQVKDGSGRPRWVPTTVNLDDHIVYPRLDAAAVARDPDRAVEDYVATLSTLPMDESRPLWEFHVLDFPTSEAAATTAIRVHHSLGDGMSLLTLFMACTRSAADPARLPAMPPTPARTGAIWEQPRPPASAGALALAAWAWSFAVLAWHTAVDVASFFATILFLRDPHTLFKRVNHAAHQRKRLVHRGLSLDDVKFVKNTMNCTVNDVLVGVTYAALSRYYFRKTGDADTSKEIRVRSILLVNLRPTTSLQACLNMIESGKGSDVKWGNELGFIILPFHIGLHDDPLQYVCKAKKIVDRKKSSLEVVFTHLAAEVILKIFGLKAAGAIFHRMISHTTISFSNMIGPVEQVEFCGHPVVFIAPSGYGPPEALTVNFQSYVNTMMVNLAVDEAQFPDCHELLDDFVESLRLVRGAASSLGKNNKND; encoded by the exons ATTCCTATATATCCATCACGCCACTGACCATCTTGTGTGGGAAGCCCATGCCCATGCAAAACAGCCGCAGCAGTGCACACCACACCAGGGGCCGGATCAGACGTCGTCCACCATGCGGAAGAATCCGCTCTCGGTTGACACGGCCGGGAGCAACggcacggccgccgccaccggggcCCGGGAGCACGGGGAGCTCGTGAGCCCCTCCGCGAGGCTGGTGGAGGACTTCTACATCGTCGTCGTTATCGGGGTCGCCACGCCCGTGAacctccccgccgcccgcgccggcatCGAGGCCCAGCTCGCGCGCTACCCGCGCTTCCGCAGCATCCAG GTGAAGGACGGGTCCGGGCGCCCGCGGTGGGTGCCGACGACGGTGAACCTGGATGACCACATCGTCTACCCGAGGCTggacgccgcggcggtggcgcgcgacCCGGACAGGGCCGTGGAGGACTACGTGGCGACGCTGTCGACGCTGCCCATGGACGAGTCCCGCCCGCTCTGGGAGTTCCACGTCCTCGACTTCCCGACCtccgaggccgccgccaccacggcgATCCGCGTGCACCACTCGCTCGGCGACGGCATGTCGCTGCTCACGCTGTTCATGGCCTGCAcccggagcgccgccgaccCGGCGAGGCTGCCGGCCATGCCGCCGACGCCCGCGCGCACGGGCGCCATCTGGGAGCAGCCCCGGCCCCCGGCGTCCGCGGGCGCCCTGGCGCTCGCGGCCTGGGCCTGGTCCTTCGCCGTGCTCGCCTGGCACACCGCCGTAGACGTCGCGAGCTTCTTCGCCACCATCCTCTTCCTCAGGGACCCGCACACGCTGTTCAAGCGCGTCAACCACGCGGCGCACCAGCGCAAGCGCCTCGTGCACCGCGGCCTCAGCCTCGACGACGTCAAATTCGTCAAGAACACCATGAACTGC ACAGTGAACGATGTGCTTGTTGGAGTGACCTACGCTGCCCTGTCGCGGTACTACTTCCGGAAGACAG GTGACGCTGACACCAGCAAGGAGATCCGCGTGCGATCAATTCTACTTGTCAATTTGAGGCCAACAACCAGCCTGCAG GCATGCCTAAACATGATAGAGTCCGGCAAGGGAAGCGACGTGAAATGGGGGAATGAGCTTGGCTTCATCATCCTTCCATTTCACATTGGTTTGCACGACGATCCGTTACAGTACGTGTGCAAGGCGAAGAAGATTGTGGATAGGAAAAAGAGCTCTTTGGAAGTGGTGTTCACGCATTTAGCAGCAGAAGTTATCCTCAAAATCTTTGGACTCAAG GCAGCTGGAGCTATCTTCCATCGTATGATCTCTCATACAACCATATCGTTCTCCAACATGATTGGTCCAGTCGAGCAGGTAGAGTTTTGTGGACATCCGGTTGTCTTCATCGCCCCTAGTGGATATGGCCCCCCGGAA GCCCTAACAGTGAATTTCCAAAGTTATGTTAACACTATGATGGTAAATCTAGCAGTGGACGAGGCACAGTTTCCAGATTGTCATGAACTGCTGGATGACTTTGTCGAATCCCTCAGGCTAGTTAGAGGTGCAGCTTCAAGCCTAGGGAAGAATAACAAGAATGATTAA